In a single window of the Candidatus Binatia bacterium genome:
- a CDS encoding DUF47 family protein produces MGWFDGSLKEESKFIAMLIGQAAKSVEAIRFLGRTLEQVNTDTIKAQRTLAEDASELRRVLIDELHKTFITPLDREDIFNLSHCFEDMVTYALTTVEEMNILRVDADDYIRQMMKLVCEETEQLELATVRLAKNPRVALDHANEVRKLERRVERLYRTAIKDLFARATDAERLPGLFYRREVYRHISNMSDRADSAANVFGMVIMKLT; encoded by the coding sequence ATGGGCTGGTTCGACGGAAGTTTGAAAGAGGAGAGCAAATTCATCGCCATGCTGATCGGCCAGGCGGCCAAGTCAGTCGAAGCTATCCGCTTTCTGGGGCGCACGCTGGAGCAGGTAAACACGGACACGATCAAGGCACAGCGCACGCTGGCCGAGGATGCGAGCGAGCTGCGCCGCGTGCTCATCGACGAACTGCACAAGACCTTTATCACCCCTCTGGATCGCGAGGACATTTTCAACCTGTCCCACTGTTTCGAGGACATGGTGACCTACGCGCTGACGACGGTGGAGGAGATGAACATCCTCAGGGTCGACGCGGACGACTACATCCGCCAGATGATGAAACTGGTGTGCGAGGAGACGGAGCAGCTCGAACTTGCGACCGTGCGGTTGGCGAAGAATCCGCGTGTCGCCCTGGACCACGCAAACGAAGTGCGTAAACTGGAACGCAGGGTCGAACGCTTGTATCGCACCGCGATCAAGGACCTGTTCGCCCGCGCCACCGACGCGGAGCGTCTGCCCGGCCTGTTCTACCGACGTGAAGTCTACCGGCACATCTCGAACATGTCCGATCGCGCCGACTCGGCGGCGAACGTGTTCGGCATGGTGATTATGAAGCTTACGTGA